TTGGCAGATTTcaattttaacaaaaactattgaccgataccgatattttgccacttacattATTTTGCAAGCAGATCGctggaattatgctttaaaaatatacaaataggtacaaaagctttttctttttttttttactgttctcaCAATAAACCATTCATTAAATAATTCATCATTCAGTTGAACAAGGATTGGATCTCTCATACAAACTAGATGCCTTTCAAAGAGAGGCACgatgaaagataaatagaagataaaattattaaaaaaaagaaaaactaaatatgataacatgattattgatatgaaaaaaggttattttgtatatctaaaaaatgtttgcacttctgtttttgcagttcaaaacaacagaactcaacAGAACAGTACAACATTTTACATGTTGTACTGTATATGATAGAACATACTATGCATTTGTTGGGCAATTACACGTAACCGTCAACCacaacatggaaaaataaaaagttttaaccaAAGCAAAAAAACCTATTTAAATTCTGGATTATAGTGTAATAATGTATCATTTATAATGGTATCCAGACCACTAGTGGGCAccgcttgctcacacagcgctgactgaagcactgaatgtAGACTATGGCTACATCCGAAAACTAGAATATGCTGCCATCGGTGGCTGAATACGGAGTTAGGAAGGGAACAAGGCATGTCTGAATCTAATGTGTGCATCAaatcctgtctactgagataccttcatctgatcAATTTTTGAATGCCGCATAGTTGTATCCTTCGCTGCCTATGAAATTCCGCAATCTTGTGTGCGAGTTTCCACAGCAGTtgaactgaagaaagaaaatgccAGCTGGCGGCCAGTTTGTCtataaatgtaagtgttttttttctttgactCCGTTTCTAGCTAAACATTATTaatttatcatgtaaatatacacttggttatcatcaaaactctcttgattttgttctagattattagaccTTTGTGGTTCAGTTGGACTGAATGAATGCTGGTATCCTAGCAATGATGAGACGTAGTGCTGCCTCAGAAGCCTTtccaaaaccagtttctggaTGTACCTTCACATGCAAACACTGTCTGTTAAGTAATTGACTGAAAGGTCTAGCAAGGCATCAAGGCAGCTACCTTAGGATTAGGACGCAGCCCACAGCATTTAAAAGTTTTGTAATCGCCCGAGGCCAAACTGTCATGTGACATTTTGAGATAAAATGTTTCTGCTCTGTGTTAGCTTTTGTGAACCTACACCACAGATGtcacacctgttttaataaccatctcctcttcattttcttgacttCTTTTGGAGTCATCCCATCCTGTGGAGATGTGTTTTTGGGGTTTTCTTGAGTCAAAAGTGATTGAGAAGTGCAAATGATCCCACTCTAACCATATCGGGAAGCCTGCTGGACTTAAGCGCATTTCACACGACACTCACATGAAATACAGATGCATGTGTCACATGATAGCTTATTACACACTTATGAATCACCAAACCCTGTCTATATTTCTtaaattctctcagtctcacatGAAGCCCTGCCAACCGATAAGCCCACGCTGCGCACATAGATATTTACATATTgcgatatacacaatatagcaaaatctctatcgattgacactttatatcatcgccatgatatatattgtcatatcgcccagccctagtttccctcatcatgtaacCTATAGGTAAGTGTTGCTTTTACAACTGTCACATCTGTTTATGCCGTATTTTCTGCATTAAAGTGAGAACAAGAaagaattaaaatgtataaattcttAAGATTAACTTAACTCtagggctattattatttctggattgtgcatttaaattcacagagttctgcatttaaattcacagagtTTCTGCAAAGTGAGTTACtacttaattataaataaaccatcattTTTTCATATGCTTATTtctatggttttaatttggtcaataattcaCTGATAAATATTGGCAGCTAATACATCAGTGCATCTATAATTACAACAAACTAAGATTAACATCaaatttaaaaatcaaaacatataACAAAATTAAAACTAGTGGAATTTTCAAAACCATAAAAACTCTGGTGCCTACCTCTCTGTGATGGTCTCTCTCAGGCCGCTGGTGACACCCTTCATAACGGTGCTTGCTTTGGGAGTGAGAACCACCTGGGACACAAAAAAGGTGCCCTTACGTCTCCGATCATTTACAGATGCTTGAAGGAACTGAATAAGCTTCTCAGGATCTGTGGTGTTGGCCCAAGGGGAGGGCATCATCTGACCCGGCCACAAGAAAGGAACCTCCAGAGCCATGGGACTGTGATAGAAGACCAGCACCTGATACTCCTTCTCCCAGAGGTACTTCAGGCTTACCTCTTGAGCAAACACTACTGGGCAGAGTCGATCCCCAAAGATGGTTCGCAGCATCTGGACCAGCTTCTCGTGATGGAGGTTCTGTACGCCATAGAAGTGGTTGAAGTCCAGGAACACCACTTCACGAGCATGAGAGGCCAGAAAGGTGCTGATCTGCTCCAGGCCTTCACGTACTGTGGCGCTGAACAGACCATGTGCAAAGTAGAGCTCATTGTCGGGGTCTCTGGGTTTGGTGGATATGCGGAGATCAAAGAAGCGGATACCTGCCTCCAGCTGGCTGGTGAAGTTCATCGTCTGTGTTGCCAACCATTTCCTCATTAGCTTCTTGGCCACAGTGCCAAACACAGAGACAAAGTTCTGCACTGTCTCGGGCTGTTCTGGTCCAACTGGTGAGGCCTCGTCAATGTAGAAACTAAAAGAGTCATGGGAACCTGGATAAGAGGGTTTCTGTGTTAGTATGTTTATTTTAGACGAAGCACATATGCTGTATGATGATGAAAACTGTTATCAAGGAAAAATGGCTACACAGAAATTTCCAAGAGAGGCCACTGAATGTGTCTCAGATAACAacatttctgcaaaaaaaaaaaaaaaaaatatatatatatatatatatatatctgttgttTTTCTTTCAGAATATCAAAAGACATCCTTAGAACAAGATAAACTTACttgagaaaaaaatatgtaagataaaaatattttttttcagagaaaatatcttaaattaaaggaatagttcacccaaacattaaagTGCTCTCGTCATATAAATTCATATAAATTCTCATTCctgttcagtcaatctccactttaaaccTGTGCTACAAATTGGATAAATCACCCTCCGAATGGCACTTTAAAGGGAAAACAATCATGATAGTCAAGATGTAACATTGTTCCTAACCTAAATTTCGATAAAATGTGAGTTCTgaatgaccatttttttttttagtcccaCACTTTTTAGCACACCAAAGCTCACACggtggatggtaaagtctttgaagggaatagggcataagGATTATCCCTTCTGAATAGAACACACctaaacactggagtcttgtgggttacttttatgctgcatttatgtgctttttggagcatcaacatgtTGACACCCAGTCACTTGctttatatggacctacagagctgaaatattcttctaaatatctgtgttctgcagaagatagaaagtcatacacatctgggatggagtaaatgagagaattaaaattttggggtgaactatccctttaatttatttGATGCAATTTCTTCTTATTTGAAACAACATtactaaaatgtgttaaatttttGTGTAGAACAAGAAAAATTGTCAAATAAccagtggggtaagaaaaataaccttaattaaatttgtattgtcAATTTGTATTTGGCTTAAattaatattccgggtttaatacacgttaagctcaatcgacggcatttgtggcataatgttgattaccacaaaaaattatttgaactcgtctcttttctttaaacattagttttttacaattattatagCATTtatattcattcttctgttaaaacttgtgtattacttgagctgtaaagttgttaaaatcgtAGGTTTTTTCAGTGGACTACAAAATTTCCAGGATTACAGAGTTTTggtgttacgtcatcatggcaacgatgTTGTCAaaatggatataactttacacagaaaatattagTAATCAATTGTATCACaccaaaatcatattaacatgcaaaTTGTTTATGTCATGTTGCTATACctttaaacagtgagtattttaccaTTTAAGgagaaaaaagtaatttacaatccacttttaataaatatgaaaatgctACTAGACAGCACTAACAGTAGACTCCCCTGAAAaatgcagtggtggacagtaacgaagtaaatgtaattcgttactgtacttaagtagctttttttgtgtatctgtactttactgaagaatttaaatttggggagacttttactttaactccactacatttcaaagtcaaatatctttttactctactacattttcaaaatcagtcgttcctttttatttatgagtggataaaaacgtaactggttaAACGAGCCACCACTCACAGTACAGCGcgtgcgctttgttttgaacttgccttggcggcatctactaagcaccaaccaggggtgcgtttcccaaaagcatcgttagccaactatggtcgcaagttccatcgttatcatcatagttcaacgagtcgtgtttcccgaaaccttcgttccaacgaacattcgcaaacagcatcgcagagttgtgtggttggaacgacagctctcgacctgtggttagaagcagagtttcttgttattataacatgtgggcttaataaattattatcttgagccaaataagcaagatgacattcagtacaatcagtatcttttatttagaagacatacaaatgtcctttatgtcttttagtttgtcaatagatttaaagcaccgtttttgaagag
This window of the Xyrauchen texanus isolate HMW12.3.18 chromosome 27, RBS_HiC_50CHRs, whole genome shotgun sequence genome carries:
- the LOC127620604 gene encoding PI-PLC X domain-containing protein 3, which produces MNTPHSERGAYSEHRRTDGMAASKGKSELRYADWMSSLPATLHSIPLTNLAIPGSHDSFSFYIDEASPVGPEQPETVQNFVSVFGTVAKKLMRKWLATQTMNFTSQLEAGIRFFDLRISTKPRDPDNELYFAHGLFSATVREGLEQISTFLASHAREVVFLDFNHFYGVQNLHHEKLVQMLRTIFGDRLCPVVFAQEVSLKYLWEKEYQVLVFYHSPMALEVPFLWPGQMMPSPWANTTDPEKLIQFLQASVNDRRRKGTFFVSQVVLTPKASTVMKGVTSGLRETITERALPSMMQWIRSQRPGESGVNIITVDFVELGEFISAVITLNYYLDDEEENAT